One region of Gossypium raimondii isolate GPD5lz chromosome 6, ASM2569854v1, whole genome shotgun sequence genomic DNA includes:
- the LOC105772985 gene encoding EIN3-binding F-box protein 1: protein MSKLFAFSGSDDFCPGGSIYPNLKESSLFLYPNQDVYFPPCKRYRISAPFVFAGGKFEQKKPSIEVLPDECLFEIFRRLPGGQERSTCACVSKRWLTLVSNIRRDEISDNQTPQASDLEHENTDKKGGVSSEDVDSDVEGDGYLSRSLDGKKATDIRLASIAVGTASRGGLGKLFIRGSKSRHGVTTVGLRAISRGCPSLRVLSLWNLSSVGDEGLCEIANGCHQLEKLDLCHCPSITDKSLLAVAKGCPNLTDLTIEGCANIGNEGLQAIARSCPNLKSVSIKDCPLVGDQGVASLLSSALYSLTKVKLQALNITDVSLAVIGHYGKAVTDLSLTSLPNVTEKGFWVMGNGHGLQKLKSFTVTSCRGATDSGLEAVGKGCPNLKQLCLSKCPFLSDKGLASLAKAAGSLECLQLEECHRISQFGFFCSLINCGAKLKVISFANCLGIKDLNSGLPPLSPCESLRSLSIHNCPGFGDASLFALGKLCPQLQHVELCGLHGITDAGVLLLLESCEAGLLKVNLSGCVNLSDKVVQTISNLHGWTLELLNLDGCKISDASLVAIAENCQLLTDLDISKCTITDSGIAALAHFNPINLQILSVSGCSMVSDKSLPSLGKLGETLLGLNLQQCKAISSRAVELLTEQLWRCDILF from the exons ATGTCAAAGCTCTTTGCTTTTAGCG GAAGTGATGATTTTTGCCCTGGGGGGTCAATCTACCCAAACCTCAAGGAGTCAAGTCTCTTTTTGTACCCTAACCAGGATGTGTATTTCCCTCCTTGCAAGAGGTACCGCATCAGTGCCCCATTCGTTTTCGCTGGAGGGAAGTTTGAGCAAAAGAAGCCTTCAATCGAGGTCCTCCCCGATGAATGCTTATTTGAAATCTTCAGACGGTTACCTGGAGGCCAAGAGAGGAGTACCTGTGCTTGTGTTTCCAAGCGCTGGCTTACACTTGTAAGCAACATCCGTAGAGATGAAATCAGTGATAATCAAACCCCCCAAGCTTCGGATCTTGAGCACGAGAATACTGATAAGAAAGGTGGAGTTTCTTCTGAGGATGTAGATTCGGATGTTGAGGGTGATGGATACCTCTCAAGGAGTTTGGATGGGAAGAAAGCAACAGATATTAGACTTGCATCTATTGCTGTCGGAACAGCTAGTCGTGGAGGATTGGGGAAACTTTTCATTCGAGGAAGCAAGTCCAGGCATGGAGTAACTACTGTTGGCCTCAGAGCCATTTCCCGCGGGTGCCCTTCTTTAAGGGTTCTTTCCTTGTGGAATTTGTCTTCTGTTGGAGATGAAGGTCTTTGCGAGATTGCCAACGGGTGTCACCAGCTAGAGAAGCTTGACCTTTGCCACTGTCCCTCAATTACTGATAAGTCTTTGCTTGCTGTAGCAAAGGGCTGCCCTAACTTGACTGATCTGACCATCGAGGGTTGTGCAAACATTGGAAATGAAGGTCTTCAAGCAATAGCACGTAGCTGTCCCAATCTAAAGTCCGTTTCCATCAAAGATTGCCCCCTTGTTGGAGATCAAGGAGTTGCGAGCCTGTTGTCTTCAGCCTTGTATTCCCTCACAAAAGTCAAGCTCCAGGCCTTGAACATCACTGATGTCTCTCTTGCTGTTATCGGACACTATGGCAAGGCAGTGACCGACCTTTCCCTCACTAGCCTTCCAAATGTGACTGAAAAGGGCTTCTGGGTAATGGGTAATGGTCATGGACTACAGAAATTGAAATCTTTCACAGTTACATCCTGCCGTGGAGCGACAGATTCGGGACTTGAAGCTGTTGGAAAAGGTTGCCCGAATTTGAAGCAGTTATGCCTCAGTAAATGCCCTTTCTTATCTGATAAGGGGTTGGCGTCTTTAGCCAAAGCAGCCGGTTCACTAGAGTGCTTGCAACTGGAGGAGTGCCACAGAATCTCCCAGTTTGGGTTTTTTTGCTCCCTTATTAACTGTGGTGCAAAGTTGAAGGTTATTTCCTTTGCAAACTGTTTAGGCATTAAGGACCTAAACTCGGGATTGCCACCTCTATCCCCTTGTGAATCCCTTAGATCTTTGTCCATCCATAACTGCCCTGGTTTCGGCGATGCTAGCTTGTTTGCGTTGGGGAAGTTGTGCCCTCAACTGCAGCATGTAGAGTTGTGTGGGCTTCATGGAATAACAGATGCTGGGGTTCTCCTGTTGCTCGAGAGTTGTGAGGCTGGTTTATTAAAGGTTAATCTCAGCGGTTGTGTGAATTTGAGCGACAAAGTTGTTCAAACGATCTCCAACTTGCATGGGTGGACTCTAGAACTGCTGAATCTCGATGGTTGCAAGATCAGCGACGCTAGTTTAGTTGCAATTGCCGAAAACTGTCAGTTGCTAACTGATCTCGATATCTCCAAGTGCACCATCACCGATTCTGGAATCGCAGCTCTGGCTCATTTCAATCCGATCAATCTGCAGATCCTTTCGGTATCTGGGTGCTCTATGGTTTCAGACAAAAGCTTGCCTTCACTTGGAAAACTGGGTGAGACCCTCTTGGGGTTAAACCTACAGCAATGCAAAGCAATCAGCAGCCGTGCCGTGGAGCTACTTACGGAGCAGCTATGGAGGTGTGATATCCTTTTCTAA